One genomic window of Entelurus aequoreus isolate RoL-2023_Sb linkage group LG07, RoL_Eaeq_v1.1, whole genome shotgun sequence includes the following:
- the LOC133653869 gene encoding uncharacterized protein LOC133653869 isoform X2, whose protein sequence is MERAATPQTCNLRQRTRSCQKKGTGSQYDSEEDPGNSDLTSLGLASQLHRQTPPSRRVPARVMSTCQLDSSTGDNFLAPHHGEGRIHMPSPAPALNMQRVTQGTAVPPRLPPPPSPAALNMWQTSEPGSSLAYRPTWRGERMADNISCSAPEVIQILSLLETIKHNQDQLIAKVL, encoded by the exons atggaaagggctgcaacacctcagacctgcaatctgaggcagagaacgaggagctgccagaaaaaaggaacaggaagccagt atgatagcgaagaagacccgggaaatagtgacctcacatctctggggttggcaagccaattgcacaggcaga ctccaccgtctcgccgagtgccagcaagagtcatgagtacttgtcaactcgactcctcaactggagataactttctag cacctcaccatggggaaggacgcattcatatgccttcaccagcacctgcattaaacatgcagagagttacacaag gaacggcagtccctcctcgactccctccacctccctcaccagcagccctcaacatgtggcagacatcggagcctggatccagcctggcctacaggccaacatggcgaggggaaagaatggccgacaacatttcctgctctg cgcctgaggtaatccagatccttagcctgctggaaactattaagcacaaccaagaccagctgattgcgaag gtgctgtga
- the LOC133653869 gene encoding uncharacterized protein LOC133653869 isoform X1, with amino-acid sequence MNRDIAVVPSGWYDDRMVFWPSYKNTNRIERAALNEEQHEPNWPRFDVSVVRTCDNYKDALKIMQQYGKGCNTSDLQSEAENEELPEKRNRKPVHRLGDSDDSEEDPGNSDLTSLGLASQLHRQTPPSRRVPARVMSTCQLDSSTGDNFLAPHHGEGRIHMPSPAPALNMQRVTQGTAVPPRLPPPPSPAALNMWQTSEPGSSLAYRPTWRGERMADNISCSAPEVIQILSLLETIKHNQDQLIAKVL; translated from the exons atgaacagggacattgcggttgtcccaagtggatggtatgatgataggatggttttttggcccagctataaaaacaccaacagaattgaaagggccgctttaaatgaggagcagcatgagccaaactggccaagatttgacgtttctgttgtccgaacttgtg acaactacaaagacgcattaaaaataatgcaacaatatggaaagggctgcaacacctcagacctgcaatctgaggcagagaacgaggagctgccagaaaaaaggaacaggaagccagt ccatcgtctcggggactcagatgatagcgaagaagacccgggaaatagtgacctcacatctctggggttggcaagccaattgcacaggcaga ctccaccgtctcgccgagtgccagcaagagtcatgagtacttgtcaactcgactcctcaactggagataactttctag cacctcaccatggggaaggacgcattcatatgccttcaccagcacctgcattaaacatgcagagagttacacaag gaacggcagtccctcctcgactccctccacctccctcaccagcagccctcaacatgtggcagacatcggagcctggatccagcctggcctacaggccaacatggcgaggggaaagaatggccgacaacatttcctgctctg cgcctgaggtaatccagatccttagcctgctggaaactattaagcacaaccaagaccagctgattgcgaag gtgctgtga